The following coding sequences are from one Carettochelys insculpta isolate YL-2023 chromosome 5, ASM3395843v1, whole genome shotgun sequence window:
- the CWC27 gene encoding spliceosome-associated protein CWC27 homolog isoform X2 encodes MSNIYIQEPPTNGKVLLKTTAGDIDIELWSKEAPKACRNFVQLCMEGYYDNTIFHRVVPGFIVQGGDPTGTGSGGESIYGLPFKDEFHSRLRFNRRGLVAMANAGAHDNGSQFFFTLGRADELNSKHTIFGKITGDTIYNMLRLAEVEIDKEERPLNPHKIKSSEVLFNPFDDIIPRTNKKLKKDKPGEEVKKSKSKATKNFSLLSFGEEAEEEEVEVNRVSQSMKGKSKSSHDLLKDDPHLSSVPAVKSEKANEMKDSDEDEDKEDSDNENGEMDSDEKYQVRESVAKKLRKGKNENVKLPFKEEPETEKKATSRSHLIVLFL; translated from the exons GTTTTGCTGAAAACAACAGCTGGAGATATTGACATAGAGTTATGGTCAAAAGAAGCACCTAAAGCATGCCGAAATTTCGTCCAGCTTTGTATGGAAG gtTATTATGACAACACAATATTTCACAGAGTTGTGCCTGGTTTTATAGTTCAAGGAGGAGATCCAACTGGTACTGGGTCTGGTGGAGAGTCAATCTATGGGCTCCCTTTCAAG GATGAATTCCACTCAAGATTGCGTTTTAATCGAAGAGGACTGGTTGCTATGGCAAATGCTGGAGCTCATGATAATGGCAGTCAGTTCTTCTTTACCCTGGGCCGTGCAGATGAGCTTAACAGCAAGCACACCATTTTTGGAAAG ATTACTGGGGATACCATATACAATATGTTACGACTGGCTGAGGTAGAAATTGACAAAGAAGAAAGACCACTCAATCCACACAAAATAAAAAGTAGTGAG GTATTGTTTAATCCTTTTGATGACATCATTCCAAGAACAAATAAAAAGCTGAAAAAGGACAAACCAGGGGAAGAAGTAAAAAAGTCAAAATCCAAAGCCACAAA aaattttagtTTGCTTTCATTTGGAGAGGAAGCTGAAGAGGAGGAAGTGGAAGTCAACAGAGTTAGTCAG aGCATGAAGGGAAAAAGTAAGAGTAGTCATGACTTGCTGAAAGATGATCCACATCTAAGCTCAGTTCCTGCCGTTAAAAG tgaaaaagcaaatgaaatgaaGGATTCAGATGAG GATGAAGACAAGGAGGACAGTGATAATGAAAATGGAGAAATGGATAGTGATGAGAAATATCAAGTGAGAGAAAGTGTAGCTAAAAAGTTGAGAAAAggtaaaaatgaaaatgttaaactACCATTTAAAGAGGAACCAGAAACTGAAAAGAAAGCAACTAGCCGTAG